In Saccharomycodes ludwigii strain NBRC 1722 chromosome III, whole genome shotgun sequence, one DNA window encodes the following:
- the OM45 gene encoding Om45p (similar to Saccharomyces cerevisiae YIL136W | OM45 | Outer Membrane), with the protein MSTKFLLGTAAVVATTYVYYEKQNQEQKRKDSLIYTGDGTRNGLSDVGINNNTTANRYNHYQQQAKSAINDLPTSTGSVQTSCLSNIKQGIKEDAISLKNAIVGGNNGVVSNAEDLAAELQHTARSTYYDGKASVENKTHTIFDSGVNKYEAARAKLINEVDSTTKKYNELKESLKTTTEEQRANIQSQIDESKSKLLDLQKRLKESASDYHAKINPNVKKLSDSIYENTLGHIDATDKPQNEENSVKTTAKSIRGWGDTAEILGQDTVDDWKLNNSAGKSKAQEELDRLKDVKRKGWYSYDNDGNLVAATKKSLEGWGETAAEFSREQYEEAQAGLKKLNGDASDSLEKVNENAKHWWQWGTSKGKEGLNKVNDGAVNTTSQVIDSTGQGLDYLNDKAQSGLSDANDFVEKQKKN; encoded by the coding sequence ATGTCCactaaatttttattgggTACAGCCGCTGTAGTGGCCACAACATATGTCTattatgaaaaacaaaatcaagaacaaaaaagaaaagatagTTTAATCTATACCGGTGATGGTACAAGGAATGGCCTATCTGATGTTGGtataaacaacaataccACCGCTAATAGGTATAACCATTATCAACAACAGGCAAAGTCTGCAATTAATGATTTGCCAACAAGTACTGGGTCAGTTCAAACATCTTGTTTGTCAAATATCAAACAAGGTATTAAGGAAGATGCCATTAGTTTGAAAAATGCAATCGTTGGTGGTAATAATGGTGTTGTTTCAAATGCTGAGGACCTGGCTGCTGAATTGCAGCACACCGCTAGATCCACATATTATGATGGGAAAGCAAGTGTCGAGAATAAAACACACACAATTTTTGATTCTGGAGTCAATAAGTATGAAGCTGCTAGAGCTAAGTTAATTAATGAAGTTGATAGTACTACTAAGAAATATAACGAATTAAAGGAATCTTTAAAAACTACTACAGAAGAGCAGCGTGCAAACATCCAATCTCAAATCGATGAGAGTAAGAGTAAGTTGCTTGATCTgcaaaaaagattaaaagaGTCGGCATCTGACTATCATGCTAAGATAAACCCTAATGTGAAAAAACTAAGTGATTCAATTTACGAAAATACACTGGGTCATATTGATGCTACTGATAAACCTCAGAATGAAGAAAATTCGGTTAAAACAACTGCTAAAAGCATTAGAGGGTGGGGCGATACTGCCGAGATATTGGGTCAAGATACAGTTGATGATTGGAAGTTGAACAACTCTGCTGGTAAATCTAAAGCTCAAGAAGAGTTGGATAGATTGAAGGAtgtgaaaagaaaaggttGGTATAGCTATGACAATGATGGAAACTTGGTTGCCGCAACTAAAAAATCTTTAGAGGGTTGGGGTGAAACCGCTGCCGAATTCAGTAGAGAACAATATGAGGAGGCACAGGCTGggttaaaaaagttaaatggGGATGCTTCTGATAGTTTGGAAAAAGTTAATGAAAATGCCAAGCATTGGTGGCAATGGGGCACTTCGAAGGGAAAAGAAGGTTTAAATAAGGTTAATGATGGTGCAGTAAATACCACGAGTCAAGTTATCGACTCTACTGGCCAAGGTTTggattatttaaatgataagGCACAGTCCGGGTTGAGCGATGCCAATGATTTTGtcgaaaaacaaaagaagaacTAG
- the APJ1 gene encoding Apj1p (similar to Saccharomyces cerevisiae YNL077W | APJ1 | Anti-Prion DnaJ), whose protein sequence is MTNNNNLDYYSILEVSKKATLQEIKKAYKLKALKYHPDKNNHSEESKTKFQEICVAYEVLTDTAKRNKFDKYGTIDDTEIYRKQQLQRQKQRQQRNTYNNSNTNRGYADTGMSAADIFSQFFGSDPFFSHHGYKNSTTDSSYTNTSSNIHAENGNESEEEEELRGPDINHNLKCTLDDLYLGKSCKLAMKRSKVCVKCQGTGGSRSISSCNKCQGKGVITDVRKMGPLIQSWSSTCKYCHGTGEFTKFLNVCNICNGQGYVSEKTIFDVKVERGMKNGSAIILPGQADEVIETEYGHERVIPGDVIITLTLSDDRISRGAIKLINNGQDLYIPDFKVDLKTSLCGGTIFIPSSIHPKKILLKITVLPGELLKPGCVKNIENLGMPIEVESKQYGNLYIKFSVQYPDKLNTDTIVKLSDIFDKDENVMKVIKSCEQLNKKRDINETFFNKNSTAGSSASSSSSSSSSSSNNSSSRVNDLGSNCTNSVDNDDEDLQEMEEHLFGGFVPDFKGLNKDDHDRNKKRYYHGTPGGNYDSGSKKKRYNNNSNSATATNKHSNEE, encoded by the coding sequence atgacaaataacaataacttAGATTACTACTCCATACTAGAAGTGTCCAAGAAAGCAACATtacaagaaataaaaaaagcataTAAATTAAAGGCATTAAAATACCATccagataaaaataaccatAGCGAAGAAAGTAAAACCAAATTTCAGGAAATATGCGTGGCGTATGAAGTTTTAACTGATACagcaaaaagaaataaatttgataaatatgGAACGATTGATGATACGGAGATATATCGTAAACAGCAGCTGCAACGCCAAAAACAACGTCAACAACGTAATACATATAACAACAGCAATACTAATCGAGGATATGCGGATACCGGGATGAGTGCAGCCGATATATTTTCCCAATTCTTTGGATCAGATCCCTTTTTTAGCCATCATGgttataaaaatagtacTACCGATAGTAGTTATACTAATACTAGTAGCAATATTCATGCTGAAAATGGCAACGAAtctgaagaagaagaggagcTTAGGGGACCAGATATTAATCACAATTTGAAATGTACCTTGGATGATTTGTATTTAGGTAAATCGTGCAAGTTAGCAATGAAAAGATCTAAAGTTTGTGTTAAATGTCAGGGAACAGGTGGATCAAGAAGTATAAGTAGCTGTAACAAGTGTCAAGGTAAAGGTGTAATAACGGATGTACGCAAAATGGGACCATTAATACAATCTTGGAGTAGCACATGCAAATATTGTCACGGTACTGGTGAATTTACTAAATTTCTAAATGTTTGCAACATATGTAATGGACAAGGTTATGTTAgtgaaaaaacaatttttgaTGTCAAAGTTGAGCGCGGGATGAAAAACGGTTCTGCCATTATATTACCTGGACAAGCTGATGAAGTTATTGAAACAGAATATGGCCACGAAAGAGTAATACCAGGCGATGTAATTATAACTTTAACTTTATCTGATGACAGAATAAGTAGAGGCGCAATCAAGTTAATTAATAACGGCCAAGACCTATATATACCAGATTTTAAAGTTGATTTGAAAACCAGTTTGTGTGGTggtactatttttattccaaGTTCAATTCAccctaaaaaaatattgttaaaaattacCGTGTTGCCAGGGGAATTGTTGAAACCTGGCTGcgttaaaaatatagaaaattTGGGCATGCCTATAGAAGTGGAAAGTAAACAATATggtaatttatatataaaattcaGTGTCCAATATCCTGATAAGTTGAATACTGATACAATAGTGAAATTAAGTgatatatttgataaagatgaaaaCGTTATGAAGGTAATTAAAAGTTGTGAACAACTGAATAAAAAACGTGACATCAATgaaacttttttcaataaaaattctaCAGCCGGTAGTAGTGctagcagcagcagcagcagtagtagtagtagtagcaacaatagtagtagtaggGTTAATGATCTCGGTAGTAATTGTACTAATAGCgttgataatgatgatgaagatttGCAAGAGATGGAAGAACATCTTTTCGGTGGTTTTGTTCCTGATTTTAAGGGTCTAAATAAAGATGATCAtgatagaaataaaaaaaggtattACCACGGTACTCCTGGTGGGAATTACGACAGTGGcagtaaaaagaaaagatacaataataacagcaatAGTGCCACTGCTACTAATAAACATAGCAATGAAGAATAA
- the TMA108 gene encoding Tma108p (similar to Saccharomyces cerevisiae YIL137C | TMA108 | Translation Machinery Associated), whose translation MTFSASKYDLYFNIDHTKTHFEGTCKITLKCKIEQEEKNESVIILNGNELVITECRLNDTTPEINYIKKDHLIQLSFPNGIIKNNDVLFIKYLGKLNQIKTFQDKTMGVFKTNIMNDQSGKADSIVISTHCQPYHASRIFPCFDQLHLKAKFKITIETNDRFKVISNGSVIVRELRDGLQIVEFSETPYLPACLIGFSIGDLQFIQSEVLTSSNTITTLRFYSPLEIEHCTFALDIATKYFPILNNILFPTYYPLDKLDFVLLPFLSDMAMENFGMVTFQMDYILLSSITNPKQYQQLEQLIVHEMVHQWIGDLLTFNSWKHLWFNESFATWLANELLEYVWTSPDYLKTHYFPTISQLSTHSIKDTLPVAADGKSTDELFQPQSYIKGVPMLRELIGYVGKENFIKSLDTFLDDYETPIDPKSIWCNLGVENLYNWFIASKESPIFHIRDEGTSWGIDKSDLNRFGDVPIFLNKEKENTLASLLTQSENDAKNILYNKDMLGLYCVSYESANCIDAFCNRVDELNEQSLYKVFQDLLYFINTPSKVNNYHVDLCLKFLQKMSCDPCMESIDEKFYHSISIALQILQKIQRSYINSDCKLIKIRDKILTPLYMKFKLRSKLVELSDTVFRNPFELEIHSQLLFLLKLPELDSEIVSNAKTLSFDILKSLMRGSPFKKVPLEIIGGALANYSRFLTDALEWKKILDIMKNGRPFVCHLLNDAGSNAHVAIQNVIIENIGYVIEHELVEKTLKFVYTNIESTSIEMLLFGFVYNACHKVVNSKQKKQEKEGNVQRSGRNNRKSLNKRNNKSKVNNMNTTMFVPLYSGEYVKDICWSWFALNFDNIARRACRKGSPTSEQLNKTLKNIFMVIAEIYLSGLSVTSEEYRKNSEKLKNFVVAKNCKFGDEMDLKSLLNTVENEKRVNDDGLKKVCIENEQSLLV comes from the coding sequence atgaCTTTTTCTGCTTCCAAGTAtgatttatatttcaatatAGATCACACTAAAACCCATTTCGAAGGTACCTGTAAAATAACTCTAAAATGTAAAATAGAgcaagaagaaaaaaacgaaagtgttattattttaaacgGAAATGAATTGGTTATAACAGAATGTCGTTTAAATGATACAACACCTGAGATTAAttacattaaaaaagatcATCTTATCCAACTATCATTTCCCAATGGtatcataaaaaataacgatgttttgtttataaaatatttaggtAAGTTGAAtcaaattaaaactttcCAAGATAAAACAATGGGTGTTTTCAAAACTAATATCATGAATGACCAAAGTGGTAAAGCAGATTCTATTGTCATCTCTACGCATTGTCAACCATATCATGCATCAAGGATTTTCCCATGTTTTGATCAATTACATTTGAAAgctaaatttaaaataaccaTTGAAACTAATGATCGATTCAAAGTAATTTCGAATGGTTCAGTTATTGTTAGAGAGCTTAGGGATGGTTTGCAAATCGTTGAATTCAGTGAGACACCATATTTACCAGCGTGCTTAATTGGCTTTTCCATTGGTGATCTTCAATTCATTCAGTCTGAAGTACTAACCAGTTCTAATACTATCACCACATTAAGATTTTACTCTCCGTTGGAAATTGAGCATTGTACTTTTGCCTTGGATATCGCCACCAAATACTTTCCTAtactaaataatattttatttcctaCATATTATCCATTGGATAAATTAGATTTcgtattattaccatttttgTCAGATATGGCTATGGAAAACTTTGGTATGGTTACTTTTCAGATGGATTATATTCTATTATCTTCGATTACTAATCCTAAACAATATCAGCAGTTGGAACAATTGATCGTTCACGAAATGGTTCATCAATGGATAGGTGATTTATTAACATTTAACTCTTGGAAGCATTTATGGTTTAATGAAAGTTTTGCTACCTGGTTAGCTAATGAACTTTTAGAATATGTTTGGACCAGTCCTGACTATTTAAAGACACACTATTTTCCAACTATTTCGCAGCTAAGCACCCATTCAATTAAAGATACGCTACCCGTCGCAGCTGATGGTAAATCCACAGATGAATTGTTTCAACCTCAAAGCTATATCAAAGGTGTGCCCATGCTTAGAGAATTAATTGGATATGTTggtaaagaaaattttatcaaGTCTTTGGATACGTTTTTAGACGACTATGAAACACCAATTGATCCCAAAAGCATTTGGTGCAACCTCGGCGTTGAAAATTTATACAACTGGTTTATTGCAAGTAAAGAATCACCGATTTTTCATATTAGAGACGAAGGGACCAGTTGGGGAATCGACAAATCAGACTTGAACAGGTTTGGAGATGTACCAATTTTcttaaataaagaaaaggaaaatactTTGGCCAGTTTATTAACTCAAAGTGAAAATGACGCTAAAAATATCTTGTATAACAAAGACATGCTTGGGCTATACTGTGTCTCGTATGAAAGTGCCAACTGTATTGATGCTTTTTGCAATAGAGTAGATGAACTAAATGAACAAAGTTTATACAAAGTTTTCCAAgatttgttatattttattaatacgCCGTCCAAAGTGAACAACTATCACGTTGACTTGTGTTTGaaatttttacaaaaaatgtCTTGTGATCCCTGTATGGAATCTATAgatgaaaaattttacCATTCGATTTCGATTGCCCTAcaaattttacaaaaaattcaaagaTCTTATATCAACAGTGATTGCAAATTAATTAAGATCAGGGACAAAATTTTAACACCGTTATATAtgaaatttaaattaagaTCTAAACTTGTGGAGTTAAGTGATACGGTCTTTAGAAACCCATTTGAATTGGAGATCCACTCTcaacttttgtttttgctaAAATTGCCTGAATTAGATTCGGAAATTGTCAGTAATGCCAAAACTTTATcctttgatattttaaaatctttgatGCGGGGATCtccatttaaaaaagtgcCCTTAGAAATTATAGGTGGTGCGCTAGCAAATTATTCTCGATTTTTAACAGACGCATtagaatggaaaaaaattttagataTTATGAAAAATGGCAGACCATTTGTGTGTCATTTGTTGAACGATGCAGGTTCTAATGCTCATGTTGCCATACAAAATGtgattattgaaaatatcgGATATGTTATTGAACATGAATTAGTagaaaaaactttgaaatTTGTTTATACCAACATTGAATCCACAAGTATTGAAATGTTGTTATTTGGGTTTGTTTATAATGCATGTCACAAAGTTGTTAAtagtaaacaaaaaaaacaagaaaaagagggCAATGTTCAAAGGAGTGGCAGAAACAACAGAAAATCacttaataaaagaaataacaaGAGCAAAGTTAATAATATGAACACTACGATGTTTGTTCCGCTATACTCTGGTGAATATGTTAAAGATATTTGTTGGAGCTGGTTTGCTTTGAACTTTGATAATATTGCTAGAAGGGCTTGTCGAAAAGGATCACCAACTAGCGAACAATTAAATAAgactttgaaaaatatttttatggttATTGCAGAAATATACTTATCTGGGCTATCTGTTACTAGTGAAGAATATAGGAAAAATtcagaaaaattaaaaaattttgttgttgccAAGAATTGTAAGTTTGGTGATGAGATGGATTTGAAATCTTTATTGAATACggttgaaaatgaaaaaagggTTAACGATGATGGGCTTAAGAAAGTTTGTATAGAAAATGAACAAAGTCTATTAGTTTGA
- a CDS encoding tropomyosin (similar to Saccharomyces cerevisiae YIL138C | TPM2 | TroPoMyosin (paralog of YNL079C | TPM1)), which produces MEKIREWQDKYEELKEQFKQLEQKNLEQENEIKSLTTKNENLENEVEKLESELDEHKKLSEDSTSLKANYESFSKKNETLETELEESDSKLRETTEKLKETDLLAEQLGRKVTSLEAEREEWEKKHEELTEKYNSTKAELDEIVGSLENF; this is translated from the exons atggaaaagatTAGAGAA TGGCAAGACAAGTATGAAGAATTAAAGGAACAATTCAAACAATtggaacaaaaaaacttgGAACAGGAAAACgaaattaaaagtttaaccacaaaaaatgaaaatttggaaaacgaagttgaaaaattagaatCTGAATTAGACGAACATAAGAAATTGTCTGAAGATTCTACTTCTTTGAAAGCTAATTATGAATCTTTTTCGAAGAAGAATGAAACTTTAGAAACTGAATTGGAGGAAAGTGATTCCAAATTAAGAGAAACTACTGAAAAGTTGAAAGAAACCGACTTATTAGCTGAGCAATTGGGTAGAAAAGTCACTTCTTTAGAAGCGGAACGCGAAGAGTGGGAAAAGAAGCACGAAGAATTGACTGAAAAATACAACAGTACTAAAGCTGAATTAGATGAAATTGTTGGTTctttagaaaatttttga
- the SWS2 gene encoding mitochondrial 37S ribosomal protein uS13m SWS2 (similar to Saccharomyces cerevisiae YNL081C | SWS2 | Sick Without Securin) has protein sequence MSTDDSSSLIKKSMAFNNNTSKSTTDDVVLQKEEDIVITRSLYYNDISAKNTLLERKEKKEKMCGRMIFDHFIDDNNTTITNNKGGQKKSSQRNDSNDNDEEYEIDNDLTDIEFNAEDQTNRDITLNTTVSNGSTSSTASSLRGETTVRSKKRKRKTINKNRENDISHPVGHHIYHHHHHYHHYQRPSINNTASSSCNNSISHNNSISPNNSIPPNNSIPPNNSLSPNNSISPNNTKHHYTSLSLRELSLQNLNALQHFSLSICRDIAFIPPILGLFNSLKRAMELNINKSISSHNSGNLGVLFYNYLLQNVTSNPSPIAHHNHAFGGYSLNDTVDMKNDIDINPVINMFQNFWKQYQPEHQYQQQISFMDFNATFNMMKFFLTNNYQTLVNGENNNNINDSSTSFSSISNIVSLLLNTINNASNATAINSSGINNNTSNNNTSNNNTSNNNKTNGNIHENYLSAIITARSSEYLVCAMWCLVSLYLTYVILDSLMIRWITKYSIPAAILRMFSISLMLITVELLCLSSLSPAKDDYSLHTWIFISCMLTVGYIWQSFWTSYLKYQQPKQLGNNNKTSSKSQNNKFLKYTWKRHLDLYNIIVFAVIPIGMASFITMIILLRNLIIQRLDVEQLERIYGKEVVRIGLSSKFYGIGLKTAEAICSRLGFYPWMRMHQLTEPQLMMLTKELSEMTIEGDARAIVKENIALKRKIGSYAGLRHAMNLPVRGQNTRNNANTARRLNKLDRRGYHTVPVNTYNNGYTKSVILSQITNLTNNKF, from the exons ATGTCTACTGATGATTCTTCTTCgttaataaagaaatctatggcttttaataataatactagtaAAAGTACTACGGATGATGTCGTATTGcagaaagaagaagatattGTCATAACCAGATCCTTATATTACAATGATATTAGCGCTAAGAATACTTTGCTAGAAa gaaaagaaaagaaagaaaaaatgtgTGGAAGAATGATATTTGACCATTTTATAGATGACAATAACACCACtattaccaataataaaggaggacaaaaaaaaagttccCAAAGGAACGATAGCAATGATAACGACGAGGAATATGAAATAGATAATGATCTAACTGATATAGAATTCAATGCTGAAGATCAAACAAATAGAGATATAACCTTGAATACTACTGTTAGTAATGGTAGTACTAGTAGCACCGCCAGTAGCCTAAGAGGTGAAACAACAGTAAGgagtaaaaaaagaaaaagaaaaactattaataaaaatagggAGAACGATATTTCACACCCAGTTGGACACCAtatttatcatcatcatcatcactatcatcattatcaacGTCCTAGTATCAATAACACtgcatcttcttcttgtaataatagtatttctcacaataatagtatttctcctaataatagtattcctcccaataatagtattcCTCCCAATAATAGTCTTTCTCccaataatagtatttcTCCCAATAACACTAAACACCATTACACTTCGTTATCTTTAAGGGAACTAAGCTTACAAAATCTAAATGCATTACAACATTTTTCGCTATCCATTTGTAGAGATATAGCATTTATCCCACCAATATTAGGACTTTTTAATTCCCTTAAGAGAGCAATggaattaaatattaataagtCCATTTCATCGCATAACAGCGGCAATTTGggtgttttattttacaattatttattacaaaatgTTACAAGTAATCCGAGCCCTATTGCTCATCACAATCATGCCTTTGGTGGCTATTCACTTAATGATACAGTTGATATGAAGAATGACATAGATATAAACCCAGTAATTAATATGTTTCAAAACTTTTGGAAACAGTATCAACCTGAGCATCAAtaccaacaacaaatatCTTTTATGGACTTTAATGCCACTTTTAATATGATGAAGTTCTTTTTGACAAATAATTACCAAACGCTGGTTAATGgagaaaacaacaataacataaATGACAGTAGTACTAGTTTTAGTAGCATATCCAATATTGTAAgcttattattaaataccATTAACAATGCATCTAATGCTACGGCCATTAATAGTAGtggtattaataataatactagtaataataatactagtaataataatactagtaataataataaaacaaatggtAATATTCatgaaaattatttatctgCTATAATAACAGCTAGATCAAGTGAATATTTGGTTTGTGCAATGTGGTGTTTAGTTTCTTTATACCTAACGTATGTCATACTGGACTCGCTAATGATTAGATGGATTACCAAATATTCAATACCAGCTGCTATACTTAGAATGTTTTCAATTAGTTTAATGCTTATTACTGTAGAACTACTCTgtttatcatcattaaGTCCTGCTAAAGATGATTACTCTTTACATACTTGGATATTCATTAGTTGCATGTTAACTGTTGGATATATATGGCAAAGTTTTTGGACAtcttatttaaaatatcagcAACCAAAACAGCTAggcaacaataataaaactagCAGCAAGTCCCAgaataacaaatttttgaaatatacCTGGAAAAGACATTTagatttatataatattattgtatttGCAGTTATTCCTATTGGTATGGCCAGCTTTATTACTATGATCATATTATTGAGGAATTTGATTATACAGCGATTAGATGTGGAACAATTGGAAAGAATATATG GTAAAGAAGTTGTAAGAATAGGTTTATCTTCTAAATTCTATGGAATCGGTTTAAAAACCGCTGAAGCCATATGTTCTAGATTAGGTTTTTACCCATGGATGAGAATGCATCAATTAACTGAACCACAACTCATGATGCTTACCAAGGAGCTATCGGAAATGACTATTGAAGGAGATGCTCGTGCCATagttaaagaaaatattgcaTTAAAGAGGAAGATCGGATCTTATGCAGGGTTAAGACATGCTATGAATTTACCCGTTCGTGGTCAAAATACTAGAAATAATGCTAATACAGCTAGAAGATTGAACAAATTAGATAGAAGGGGTTATCATACCGTTCCTGTTAATACCTATAACAATGGTTATACAAAAAGTGTAATTTTATCccaaataacaaatttaactaacaacaaattttaa